One Hordeum vulgare subsp. vulgare chromosome 4H, MorexV3_pseudomolecules_assembly, whole genome shotgun sequence DNA window includes the following coding sequences:
- the LOC123447862 gene encoding disease resistance protein RGA4-like: MEAALLGGFIKVILPRLFALIDDKYKLHKGVKSDIKFLVKELRMIVGAIDDDELSAASSSAAARLSIQDLRELAHGIEDCIDGLAYRATWEQQASFFRRSVRLRPPKALKTSAQLAREMQRLRQMAKEAHDRKQRYAADFPAGGQPSSATQPVDESPSCPSDPRILDADLVGVDEPLAELLEQLAEGQPSRLKVIAVVGFCGLGKTALAAEVYNRETRSERFEKHAWVYAALRSPREVLADMLRKLSSDAPSCQGKSVLETSDVGQLCAELKQQLVKKRYFIVIDDIRTEDQWKTIKSALPADKGISSRILVTTTIQSVANACSSSNGYVHKMSRLDKICSKQLFTKKACPDKYSCYKQPDPAEVLKKCDGQPLALVTIGEFLQAKGWPTGPSCEDICTQIGYHLENDKSFEKMRGVLIHNYTTLPSHALKACLLYFGMFPSNRPIRKKSLLRRWLAEGFVEPQPSPSSPDPIAAFNALIDRNIIEPINLSNNDNVKTCQTYGMMREFILHMSISQNFVTLFCNDKIEPKYVRRLSLHESSATDADSFSNVDLSLVRSLAIFGKASQTVLDLSKYHLLRVLDLEKCEELKDDHVKDICNLLLLKYLSLGGGVTTIPRDIVKLKHLVSLDVRRTKIQILHVEVFQLPSLIHLFGKFKLTDMVKPKSEVHEFLSKGKSNLETLAGFVTDGSGGFLHLMCYMNKLSKVKISCESPAGCADRTHLKEVIQQFIEDEKQANVGSRSLSLHFSKCCEELLNSLKGPCYLSSLKLHGDLAALPQFVVSLRGLRELCLSSTKLTTGVLEALSNLNYLQYLKLVAHDLEKFIARDRAFCRLLRLSLELQCPTFPTIEEGALPFLVTLQLLCKDLHGLSDLKIEYLKHLKEVTLDPRVTPTTRGEWEKAARGHPNRPKVLLLKSVDAAQSELAGYPIASGPAESAITESYVASEGSIQETSIQALLNQGLVGSSSVMRKQNTSVLSNMGLSEVSSALR; this comes from the exons ATGGAGGCGGCTCTTCTGGGCGGGTTCATCAAGGTCATCCTGCCGAGGCTCTTCGCTCTGATCGACGACAAGTACAAGCTGCACAAGGGCGTCAAGAGCGACATCAAGTTCCTCGTGAAGGAGCTCCGCATGATCGTCGGcgccatcgacgacgacgagctctcggcggcctcctcctccgccgccgcgcgCCTGTCGATCCAGGACCTGCGCGAGCTGGCCCACGGCATAGAGGACTGCATCGACGGCCTCGCGTATCGCGCCACCTGGGAGCAGCAGGCGTCCTTCTTCCGCCGGAGCGTCCGGCTTCGGCCCCCCAAGGCGCTCAAGACCAGTGCGCAGCTCGCTCGGGAGATGCAGCGGCTCAGGCAGATGGCCAAGGAGGCGCACGACCGGAAGCAGAGGTACGCGGCCGACTTCCCCGCCGGCGGCCAGCCCTCCTCTGCCACCCAGCCGGTGGATGAATCACCCTCTTGCCCGTCCGATCCGCGCATCCTTGACGCTGATCTCGTCGGCGTCGACGAGCCCCTCGCGGAGCTGCTGGAGCAGCTGGCTGAGGGGCAGCCCAGCCGGCTGAAGGTGATCGCCGTCGTCGGGTTTTGCGGCTTGGGGAAGACCGCCCTCGCCGCGGAAGTGTACAACAGAGAAACCCGCAGCGAGAGATTTGAGAAGCACGCGTGGGTTTATGCGGCGCTCAGGAGCCCACGGGAGGTGCTGGCGGACATGCTCCGGAAACTTAGCTCCGACGCTCCTTCTTGCCAGGGGAAAAGTGTGCTGGAGACCTCCGATGTCGGCCAACTCTGCGCAGAACTCAAACAACAGCTGGTGAAGAAGAG ATATTTCATTGTGATCGATGACATTCGAACAGAAGATCAGTGGAAAACCATCAAATCTGCCTTGCCAGCAGATAAGGGTATTAGCAGCAGAATACTGGTGACGACAACTATTCAGTCAGTAGCTAATGCCTGCAGTTCTAGTAATGGCTATGTTCACAAGATGAGCAGACTTGATAAAATATGCTCGAAACAGTTGTTCACCAAGAAAGCTTGTCCAGACAAATATTCATGTTACAAGCAGCCTGATCCAGCAGAAGTTTTGAAGAAATGTGACGGCCAACCTCTTGCGCTGGTGACAATAGGTGAATTCTTGCAAGCAAAGGGTTGGCCAACAGGACCTAGCTGTGAAGATATCTGCACCCAGATAGGTTATCACCTGGAGAATGACAAGAGCTTTGAAAAAATGCGAGGTGTGCTGATTCATAACTACACCACTCTGCCTAGCCATGCTCTCAAAGCCTGCTTGCTATATTTCGGTATGTTCCCAAGTAATCGTCCCATCAGGAAGAAAAGTCTTTTGAGACGATGGCTTGCTGAGGGATTTGTAGAACCGCAACCTTCGCCGAGCTCCCCGGATCCCATAGCTGCTTTCAATGCCCTCATAGATCGAAACATCATTGAGCCAATCAACTTGAGCAACAATGATAATGTGAAGACTTGTCAAACATATGGCATGATGCGTGAGTTCATTTTGCACATGTCCATCTCTCAGAACTTCGTTACCTTGTTTTGCAATGACAAGATAGAGCCCAAATACGTTCGTCGGCTTTCTCTCCATGAGAGCTCTGCTACAGATGCTGACAGCTTCAGCAACGTTGATTTATCACTTGTCCGGTCTCTAGCAATCTTCGGGAAGGCAAGTCAAACTGTATTGGACCTCAGCAAGTACCATCTTCTGCGAGTATTGGATCTTGAAAAATGTGAGGAGTTGAAGGATGATCATGTCAAAGACATATGCAACCTGCTGCTTCTGAAATATCTGAGCCTTGGAGGTGGTGTTACCACAATTCCAAGAGATATTGTTAAACTGAAACATTTGGTATCACTTGATGTAAGGAGAACAAAGATACAGATACTGCATGTAGAAGTCTTCCAGTTGCCGTCTTTAATTCACTTATTTGGGAAGTTTAAGCTTACAGATATGGTCAAGCCAAAAAGTGAAGTACATGAGTTTCTCTCCAAAGGAAAAAGTAACTTAGAAACGCTAGCAGGATTTGTTACTGACGGAAGTGGAGGGTTCCTGCATCTTATGTGTTATATGAATAAACTGAGCAAGGTGAAGATTTCGTGTGAGTCGCCTGCAGGCTGCGCTGACCGAACTCATCTTAAGGAGGTCATTCAGCAGTTCATTGAGGATGAAAAGCAGGCAAATGTTGGTTCTCGCTCTTTATCGCTTCATTTCAGCAAATGCTGTGAAGAGCTCCTGAATTCCTTAAAAGGACCCTGCTACCTCAGCTCACTGAAATTGCACGGTGACTTGGCTGCACTACCTCAGTTTGTTGTGTCACTTCGGGGCCTCAGGGAGTTATGCCTTTCGTCTACTAAATTGACAACCGGTGTTCTTGAAGCTTTGAGTAATTTGAACTACCTGCAGTACTTGAAACTGGTTGCTCATGATCTCGAGAAGTTCATCGCAAGAGACCGGGCGTTCTGCAGGCTTCTACGCCTTTCTTTGGAACTGCAATGTCCAACTTTCCCCACAATAGAAGAAGGGGCGCTGCCATTCCTTGTCACACTCCAGCTGCTCTGTAAAGATCTACATGGCCTTTCTGACCTCAAAATAGAATATCTCAAACATCTCAAGGAGGTCACTCTTGACCCTAGAGTCACTccaacaacaagaggagaatgggAGAAGGCTGCTAGGGGGCATCCGAACAGGCCAAAAGTTTTGCTGCTCAAATCTGTTGATGCAGCACAAAGTGAGCTTGCAGGCTACCCTATAGCGTCAGGGCCAGCTGAAAGTGCCATTACGGAAAGTTATGTTGCATCTGAGGGATCAATTCAAGAAACTAGCATTCAAGCACTGCTTAACCAGGGGCTGGTTGGATCGTCCTCTGTGATGAGGAAACAGAACACTTCTGTTTTGAGCAATATGGGGCTCTCAGAGGTTTCTTCTGCTTTAAGATGA